The genome window CTACTGGCCAGCTCGACACTCAGGAGCCCGAGTGGTACTCCTACTGTTCTTCCAGGAACACCTGGTGAGTGCCTGGCTACACCAGGAGTGGGGAACCAAGACAATGGGGTGGGAGGCTCCTAGAGGAGCCTAACCTGGACAAAGCAGGCAAAGATCATCCCAGCCACTCAGGCGGGGTGAGAAAGGGCCCCAGCACTTAACCTACCCTGTCATTTCTGCCTTGGTTTCAGAATCCTAATGGCCACGGCTTTCTAACCAAGGAGGAGCTCCTGCAGAGGTGTGCTCAGAAGGCCCCTAGGGTAAGCACTGAGAGAGGAGGACAGGCGCAGTCTCTGGAACCCTCCAGAGACTGCTTTTCATGGCAGCAAGCAGTGGCATGGGGCCTGGCCTGTGTACAGCCTGTGGCTGAGGGCACAGAGAGCATGGACTTGTGGTAGCATCAGGGGCTCTCTGAGGGTCTCCTCCCCTATCAACAGGTAGCCCACAAGAATGCTCGATCTTGGCCAGCCCTCCGCTCCCTCCTCCACAGGAACCTGGTCCTCAGGACACACCAGCCAGCCAGGTGAGGCCCATTGCAGAGGATacaggggcagggatggggaagTGTGCATGACATTCTTAGTGGGGTTCTATGGTCACCCAGCAATTCTCAGACCTGTTATTGTTGAGGCTGGGGAAGGTTGGCCTTCCTCCAAGGAGCCCACACTGTTGAGGTACCAGGAGGAGGGTTCGAGAGACTGGGGGGGTGGGCAACAGTTACTGGAGGAGCAGGAAGCCTTTGCCAAAAAGAGAGCATTTGACACATCTTAGGATTTGGCAGGTATAGATGCAGGAAAAGTATTCTAAGGAGGAAGAAACAGCATGAACAAAGACAGGAGGAaggaaagttctttttttttttttttttttaaaagatgaccggtaaggggatcttaacccttgacttggtgttgtcagcaccacgctcagccagtgagcgaaccggccatccgtatatgggatccaaacccggggccttggcgctatcagcaccgcactctaccgagtgagccacgggccggcccggaagGAAAGTTCTGAGATGTACTTATTGCAGACCTGAGAAATGGCCCTGGGCAGGTCCTGAGGAAGCTGATCTGAGGCCCCAGGAGATGGGGGGAGGTGAGGAGAGCCACTGGACTTGTTTGCGCAGGGTCACCAAGGGGGAGGCGAGGCCAGCCTAGCTGGGAGCAGGCAAGAGAGCCTGCTTGGTATAAGCGAAGAAGGGACAATTGTGTTCACGCTCTCCGCCTCCCAGGTACTCACTGACCCCCGAGGGTTTGGCGCTGGCCCAGAAGCTGGCTGAGTCGGAGGGCCTGAGCTCACTGAATGAGGGCACCGGGCCTGAGGAGCCCCCTGGGGAGGAGTCAGCAGTGCCAGGAGCAGCCTCGGCTGAACTGTGAGGAGGAGTGGAAGGTGGCGAGAGCGGGGGCAAGAGGGGTCCCAAAAATGAGGCCAACACCCCACCCTGATATTCATCACCTACAGCTGAGCTGTGGCTGCCCTGCCTCCAGTGGGTTGCAGGGGACTACCCTGGCACTGGGGGATCTGGCCTCACACACACCAACCCCCCCACCCCTGTAGTGGCGCCAGTGAAGGGGAGGTCCAGCAGCCGCTCCTGGAGCTGGGGCCTGGAGAGTACAGGGTGCTGTTGTGTGTGGACGTCGGTGAGACCAGGGGGTGAGTGAGGTGTGGGGTGATGATCAGAGGATGCTGGGGAATGGGTGCCAACCTGCCCTGACGTAGGCCTCCCTCCTTGCAATTCTAGGGCGGGGCACAGGCCAGAACTACTCCGAGAGCTACAACGGCTGCGTGTGACCCATACAGTGCGCAAGCTGCACATTGGGGACTTCGTGTGGGTGGCACAGGAGACCAGGCCCAGAGACCCTGGTAAAGGGTTGTGGATGAGCAGGTGTCAGAGGCAGGGCCTGGTGGCGTGGAGGGACGCTAACCAACGGGACTCTTCTTGGCTTCTCGGCAGCAAGACCCAGGGAGCTAGTCCTGGACCACATTGTGGAGCGCAAGCGGCTGGACGATCTGTGCAGCAGCATCATCGACGGCCGCTTCCGGGAGCAGAAGGTTCCTGCGCTGGTCTTGCCCCACTCTCTGCTCCCTGCCTGCTGTAGGGCCTCCTTCTCAACCCAGAGGAATCCAGGGACACTTCTAGGTGGCCTCCTCGAGGCAGAGCTCCCAAGGACTCCAGCCATACTCCATGAGAGCTGCTCTAGGCAGCCTCATGATCAGACAGTGCAGGCccagccaggcacacagtaggaaTGCAGGGTCTCTGGGCTGGGCTGAGGAGCATATTAAAGACCCCTTGGGCACCCAGCCCCTGCACCCTGGATAAACAGGTCCCAAACCTGCAGGAGTAGAAGTGGAAAGGCTGTACCTCAGTATCATCGACTGAGCTGTTCTAATAGTCAGAGAGGCCACACCTAGGCCAAGAGAGGCTTGAAGGCTGGGCAGCATTCAGAAGCAGTAGAAGGGCTTTTCCAGCAAGAGTAGCAGCATGGGCAAAGGTGTGGAGACCCCTCTGAGACAGGCAGAGAGGCTAGGGAGGATGAGGAGCCTAATTGGTGGGACCAAGGTCACGCTGCAACTGAGTGGGACATGATGGACAGCCCAGGCATATCAGCGTCTGGCCCTGACCTTCCCTgccccctctctctgcctccccagtTCCGGCTAAAGCGCTGCGGCCTGGGGCGCCGGGTGTACCTGGTAGAGGAGCATGGCTCAGCCCACAACCTCAGCCTGCCTGAAAGCACGCTGCTGCAGGCTGTCACCAACACTCAGGTGAGCAGAGAGGGCAAGGTCAGACTGTCAGGAGCCCCTGTGGTCTGTGGTTCGGGCCAGGAGCCACCCTCCCTCTCTTGGGTCCTCTTCCCTAGGTCATTGATGGCTTCTTTGTGAAGCGCACCGGGGACATTAAGGAGTCGGCTGCCTACCTGGCCCTCTTGACACGAGGCCTGCAGAGACTCTACCAGGTGAGCAGATGCTCTTATCTGGCACTGGTCCCTTACCTGGGCCCTGTGCTTCCCCAAGGAATGAGAGCCCCATTTCTCAGGCTGACCCACTGAGGCCTTGGATTGGGCAAGGACTGGCTGGGGTTATCTTTTAGAGCTCCAGCCTGGTCTCAGTCCCCTCTTCCCTCAGGGCCACACCCTACGCAGCCGCCCCTGGGGAATCCCAGGGGACTCTGAGGCAGGGGCCGGGGCTTCCCCAAACCCTCTCTGCTCACTCCTCACCTTCAGTGACTTCAACACGGGAGCCATGAAGAACAAGGTACTGCCTCTGCCCAGCTTCTCCTTATGTGGCCTGGCCCCAGACCACCCCTGAAACAGTCCTTCCTTGACCTCAGGCCCAGTCAGTGCAAGAGGTGTTTGCCCGGCAGCTGATGCAGGTGCGTGGAGTGAGTGGGGAGAAGGCAACAGCCCTGGTGGGTCGATACAGCACTCCCGCCAGGTaggccccctgccctcccctcatgAAATTCaatgcttgggggtgggggtcgggACACTGAGCTATGTGGGCTCTGCAGACCTAGAGATGAACTGATCTGGTGGAACTCTGGGGAACTCATGGAGGTCAAGTGGGAAGAAAGGCAGCCAGCCAGGACCAGACATTATCCCAGGCATTAGGGGAGgccacaggagggagggagatgttCCACCTGGTGGAGCAaagaaggcttcttggaggagggaGCTGGGTCTTGAAGACTGGGGGAGCTTTTGGAGCCTTTGCTGGTTTTGCCCCagtgttccagaagggaggacAGGCAGGGTGCAGCAGGACCTTGAATGCTAGGCTCAGGAAGTGCAGTAGTGTCCTGACTCCTCTACCCTGTGCCAACCTTTCATGGTGCTGGCTCAGAACTGCCCAGAGTGGGCCAGCAGTCAACCATCACCAAGCCTTAGGAACTCAAACATCCCATCCCACCTGCAGCCTCCTGGCCGCCTATGATGCCTGTGCCACCCCCAAGGAACAGGAGATGCTGCTGAGCACTATCAAGTGTGGGCGTCTGCAGAGGTGAGAGCAAGAGCCAACCTGGAGTGAAtgtcaggggctggggctgcCCGCAGCCCAGGGCCTGACCCTCACCTGTTTCTCTTCCTGCAGGAACCTGGGGCCAGCTCTGAGCAGGACCTTGTCCCAGCTGTACTGCAGCTACAGCCCCCTGACCTGAACTATGCCATGAGACAGACCCTAGTTCCCTCTTCCCCCAACCCGGGCTAGCCAACCTTTTAACCGGCATCTTTTGGGCTTCAATAAAAATCTAAATGTTTGCACCCTTATGTGTTATGGAGAGGCCTTGTAAAATATGCAGGAACTGGGGAGACCATCTGGtccagtggttttgattttttttgttggatttttttttttctttggtggctggctggtatgggttccgaacccttaaccttggtgttatcacatgGTCCAGGGGTTGTTAAACAAGTTCTTCATGGGTTCCCTAGTCAGGGGATGGCGTCAGTGAGGCACTGCACTTTTGAATCTACTTTGTGTAATCAGATGCTCTCTGATCACATAAAATCACTTTTGATAGGAAATTCTGTAGCTTGGAAAAGGAAAGCTTGAAAACCACTCACAGTCCAATGCCTCATCTTTTGGATTGgaaaacaggcccagagagcTCCTAGGGCTTGTCCAAATGTATAGCTTGAGGCAGATCTAGGACTGGAACCCAGGGCCTCCTGGCACTGTCCAGAGTGGGGTTTCTCAGGCCCCTATAAAGCAGCCAAGCCCAAATCTTTGGGCTGGGGCCTACATCCTGCATGTTTCGCTACCTCCTCCCCTCTCAGGGTGATTCTGAAGCCTGTGGTATGTAGCTCCCAGCTCCCATTGATGGGTCCCCTCAGCCTGAGCACAGAGACCCCCGTTAGGTGGACTTGGCTTGCCTCCCACAAGCCCAGCCCTTTCCCCAGTTTGCCTTTCACTACAGTTTACCCACCCACCTTGGTCACCAGGACGCCTTCTTTCTTTATTGCCTTTCTCTTTCTGCCCTTGACAACATCTTCCCTTGTAGCAAAACAGTCATTGCTGAGCCCCAGGCTCCTTGGCTATAGGGGGTTGTGGGGAGGGTGGCCTCCTTATGAGGGttcccaccccctcctcagaAAGTGTAGGCCCCCACGAAGACGGTGAGTCTCAGTACAGAGCTGGCCCGGTAGCTCATGAGGGAGTTCATGGTAACCATCTCCAGGTCCAGCACATACTCCCGGGGGCCTGTCACCGGCCGAGCGAGGACCAGCATGGCGCTGACATTGTTGATTTGCTGCAGGGCACAGTGGGCAGGGGACATGTAGATTGTGTCAGCCTACATGCCAGGACTCTTCCCCAGCATCACCTTCCTGCTCTGTGACTGTGGAGCCGAGCCCTAGCCAGGCTCTGACCCAGACTCCCATCCACCCCTTTGACACCTCTGatgtctctcccctcccctccaacaccCAGGCTCCTGCCCTCCAAAATCTCCCAGGTGCTCTTCCCACCCTTCCCAGCTAGTTCATTTGTCTAAATAGGGCTAACTGATGATGAAAGCCAGGTGTGACTAGAGAGTGTTGGGGCCTTTGGTGACCTGGAGTGGGGAGAGTCCCCTTCAAAGCAttcaatttcaaaaagaaaaaaacaagcgcTGACATCAAACAACCCCTTCTCAAGCTGAGCTCAGCACCAGGGCCAGGGCTTTGAGACCCTCCCACTCCTCACCAGAGCTGCCTCTGGAGCCCTCCCACGGATCAGCTCCACAAGGGGAGATTCTCTGACCCCAGGCTCCCGCACAAGCCTCTCACGCCATTCCCTCCTTTTATGGCTACAGAAATTGAGGCCAGACTGGGGGAACCAGTACCGGGACTCAAATGCCAATGTCCAAGTGCATTTAACAGTCTCTAGTTTGTACTGTGCAGATTTAGAATACACCTATCTTCCTATAAAAATCCCACCTCCCGGGGCGTGGCTTTGAGAGAAGAGGCGGGGTAGTGGCAGGCAGTCTCTCCCTTCAGGCTTCCTGGGATTCAGTTTCAGATTATTTATGTCAGTTGAGGAGAGGAGTAGGGGAGAGCCTTACCCTGATGTAAAAGTCCCCCTGCGAGTTTCCGGAACGGATCTGAAAAGCATTGTAGGCGCCGGGGTAGACGGAGGTCGCCTGGATCTGGAACACGTCTGCAGGCACACTCCGCTCCGAGGTGATGCTCATGTAGCGGTGCACGATGGACGAGGGCTGCTCTCGACACAGGGGGTTGGAGGCCGGACAGAGGCAGCGGCTAGACACCCCGAGATGGGGGACACAAATGAAGTCCTAGTCCATTCCCCAAATTTCATCCACTCCCAAAAAGGGTATCCCAAAAGGATCCTCTCACTCCGGCTCTAACAGTTTGCATGGTTTCCTCATGAAGAACTACAACTCCCATCAGCCCTCAGGTGCACGCGCTCCCCCAACAGACACCAGTCAGCCCCAATGCCCTCTGGGAGTTGTAGTTTCTGCGGGGGCCTAGCGTGGCGTTCACTCACTTGTCGGCCACCTGAATGTAGGGCTCTAAGCAGCGGTTGGTGTCCACGCAGCGGTAACCCCCATGGAAGTTGACACAGGTTTGGCCCTCAGAGCACTGGTGCGACCCCGACTCGCACTCGTCAATGTCTGTGCCAGAGGAGAGGGGCTGGAATCTGGGGCGTCAGGCCACCAGCCCACCGCTCCCCCTCCTGCCCCGACCGCCCCACCCCCTGGCCACCTGTACCTTGGCAGAGGCGTGTGGCCAGAAGTTGGTAGCCCTGTGGACAGTGGCAGGAGAAACGACCTGGCTCGTTGACGCAGCGGTACTGGCAGAGGTAACTGGAGTAGCTGCACTCGTCGATATCTGAAGATGGGTGGGTGTGAGGACCCTGGGCCAAGGGCAGCCCTCACAATTCAGTCCCACAGCCATTTACTGAGAGCCCAGCCCCACGTTAGGTGGAATGTGGGAACGCAGAGGGTATGAGACAGGCCCTGCAAGCTCAGGACGGGGACAGAAGGCTCAAAGAAAGGTCTGTCCAGACTGCCCCTGCTCACAGACCTCTTTGCCCTATGACTGTGAAAGATAACTAAATAAAAGCACTGGAAATCTAGAGGCTTGGGTGTGAATCCTACTGACTGATTGGGGGGAACCTCAATTTCCCTACCAGTAAAATGAGTACGTTACACCAGATAAGATTTGTGGGCCCAGCCTGTTCTAGTTTTCAATAACTTGCCTAATTCCTGCAACCCACAATCAGCTTGTCACCTCCTACCGACTGAGCTACACAGGCAGGAgaccatttttctgtttttgctgcCCTCATGCTGCCAGGTACCAATGAGGCCTCATACCACAGGAAAGCAGAACATAAATGGGGGGGTGTGCCAGTTGAAGTGAGAAGTCCACAtcgattaaaataaaataaaatatacgtacatacatacataaaaaagaaGCCCAGATTGAGCCCTGGCCCTGTCTTATCCTAGCTGCATGAACTCAGGCAGGCCGCTTAGCCTCTCTTGGCTGAATAATAAAAATCACCATACTTCATGCTTATTTTTTATAATCCTCCCAGCAAACCTGGAGGGAGATATTAATGTCCTCATTTTGCAGAGGGAGGAAAAAACTATACTTACCTCCCAGGATTGTTGGCAGGATTTAAAATGAGGCCAAGCATGTTAGGGAAGCAAACTGCTCTGGGTAGGTTCTCAGTAAATGGTAGTTGACTTTATAGCGATGCTGCTTGAGACTTGATGAAGCCCGTCTATTATCACTGTCCTACTTAATCCTCAAGACagctcattttacagaaaaaaacaggcTCAGAAAGAAGAGTGACCTGCCCTAGTTCAGGATTTGAATACAGGTTAGCCTAACTCCCAGGAAGGGTGGCACCCACATCTTTCTCAGTCTCACCAGGGAGCTTCTGTAGGGACCCAACtgctcctctctgtgcctcccccCCAGGCTGGGAGTGCCCCGTATCCAGCCGGGGGTGGAGTACACAGGAGGCACATGGGTACAGAATGGATGGGACATGGAAGCATCAAATGGAGGACTGATGGCAGGAGGTGCAGCATGATGCAGGGCCTGAGGGACCGATGGCAGAGCAAGCAGCAGAGGAGGAGCTCTCACCACTGCAGGAGAAGCCATCCCGGTGCAGCTCATAGCCCTGGTGGCAGCGACACAGGAAAGTCCCGTAGGAGTTGAAGCAGCGCTGCTCACATGGGGCCCCCATGTCACACTCGTTCACATCTGGGGGTGCCGGGACAAACAGGAGGGGTGAAAGTGGAGGAGCAGCCCAGAGCCCCCATTCAACCTGGGCTGATCAGGAAGGCTTCCCCCACCTCACACCTCCCTGCCCAGGACCTAGGAGCCTGGCCTTGCCCAGCCTCACCCACACAGGAGCGGTTGTTGGACCCCAGCTGGAAGCCCGGCTCGCACTGGCAGCGAAAGGAGCCAGGCAGGTTTACGCAGCGGTGCTGGCAGTAGCGGTAGCGGCATTCATCTATGTCTGGGACAGAGGCAGGAGAAGGAGAGCACGAGACAGAAGTCAGGTGGGGCCCGAAGGGGTTGAGACTCAAGGCCCCACCACCCATGGTCCTGTCTGTGTCTAGGGAGCTGGGCTAGGCCAGGTCATCCAGGATACCCCCATACAGTCCTCTGTGTCTGATGACAGGAGGTCAGAGGTAGCAGAGGACTGGGGTGAAGCCTGGGGTGGACTGGAAAGGGGGTTAGGTGCTAGGGCAAGAGCCAGGCCAGGGGCCCAGAGCAGGGAATACAAAGGCTGCTGCCTGGACTCACCCACACACTCTGGCCCGATCTTTCGGTAGCCATCAGGACAGGTGCACTGGTAGGAGCCAGGCAGGTTATGGCAATCCTGACTGGGACGACAGTCATGCAGGTCCTGGGCACACTCATCCACATCTGTAGGAGATACCATTTAGCCCCCACCTGGGATCCCACATGCCACCCAACATGACAGACACCTCAACGTGGGAGGACACCGGCAAGATACCACTCACGTGGGTGTGTGGGTGACTGGCACCCCCAATGGATTAGATCCTCCTGACAGCACAAATAACAGTCCACCAGCCTGGGAGCCAACAGGAAAGGCACCCCTAACCTGTGACACCCCATGTCAGGGGAGCACAGGAAACAGGCCCTGTCCACACATCCAGCAACACTGATTCCAGGACCCTCCTTCTTCCCAGGCCCATGGGTCCCGGGGTGGGGTCCAGATCAGAAagggggcagggagcagaggcTGGGAGACAGAGTTCCTGTAGTGTCTCTGCAGCATCTGAGCTGGGGCCACCTGGGGCAGGCCCACACAAAGTGAGGATCTAGACAAGGCCTGTTGTCATCCAGGAGCCCTGAGGAGCCACAGGGGGCTTTTGAACAAGGGAGGCACATGAGGTCTGAGTTTTTAAGATGCATGATGAGGACTGCAAGGCTGGGCGCCAGAGTGACCACTCACCCACACAGCTCTCCTGTTCGTCGGGCTCATAGCCTGGTGGGCAGGGGTTGGGGTGGTGAGCGGGGGGCACTGGTGGTGGGGGTCCCTCGCCATGTAGGTCATTGATGACAGCAGCCGAGCGGGGAAGGCACAAGTAGCCCCCATAGTGGTTGATGCATTTCATTTCCCCCTTGCAGGCCTCAGGGATGGTCAGGCACTCGTTGACATCTGCAGAAAGGGGCCTGCTGGGCACAGCCAGTCTCCTGGGCTGGCCCTGGAGGGAGGTGGAGGCAGGATCCCAGCTTGGCCTTCTCTAAGCAGTGTGACCTGGGCAAAGCCTCCCTCTCTACCCAGCGAAGGCTGCCTGCCCAGGAACCCTCTCCAGGACCTGCTAGGGCTGAAGATGGGGCAGTGGTTCCCACTGTTGCCCCCATTCTCCTGCCTCCAAATAGGTCTCTATCCATCCCCAAAGCTCAGCCCAAGAGTGATTTTCAGGCCTCCTTACCCACCCCCATGGGCACTGTCCTCCCAAGTTGTGATGGGACAAAGAGCTGGGACAGGACAGCGGTTCAGAGAAGGTGTACAGGGCCTGGCTTCTCTAGGCACTGCCCAGCTGCTCTCTTGCCTACTGCAGGGTAGGGGCAGGGTTTCCAGGGTTTCTGGGGGGGGGCACCTCTAGTTGAGCTGGCCCCCAGAGAACCACAGCTGGCTTCAGCCCTGGACAGGCCATTGGGCTACCGCTGCAGCTCTTGGAGGTAGGACCATCCTTGGTAACCAGCAGTCCCTTTCCTG of Cynocephalus volans isolate mCynVol1 chromosome 4, mCynVol1.pri, whole genome shotgun sequence contains these proteins:
- the MUS81 gene encoding crossover junction endonuclease MUS81 codes for the protein MAAPVRLGRKRPLPVCPNPLFVRWLTEWRDEAASRGRRTRFVFQKALRSLRRYPLPLRSGKEAKILQHFGDGLCRMLDERLQQHRTSGGDHAQGSPSGEKSPVGEGPTAEVQDSSMPVPAQPKARGSGSYWPARHSGARVVLLLFFQEHLNPNGHGFLTKEELLQRCAQKAPRVAHKNARSWPALRSLLHRNLVLRTHQPARYSLTPEGLALAQKLAESEGLSSLNEGTGPEEPPGEESAVPGAASAELGASEGEVQQPLLELGPGEYRVLLCVDVGETRGAGHRPELLRELQRLRVTHTVRKLHIGDFVWVAQETRPRDPARPRELVLDHIVERKRLDDLCSSIIDGRFREQKFRLKRCGLGRRVYLVEEHGSAHNLSLPESTLLQAVTNTQVIDGFFVKRTGDIKESAAYLALLTRGLQRLYQGHTLRSRPWGIPGDSEAGAGASPNPLCSLLTFSDFNTGAMKNKAQSVQEVFARQLMQVRGVSGEKATALVGRYSTPASLLAAYDACATPKEQEMLLSTIKCGRLQRNLGPALSRTLSQLYCSYSPLT
- the EFEMP2 gene encoding EGF-containing fibulin-like extracellular matrix protein 2, with the translated sequence MLPFASCLPGSLLLWALLLLLLGAASPQDSEEPDSYTECTDGYEWDPDSQHCRDVNECLTIPEACKGEMKCINHYGGYLCLPRSAAVINDLHGEGPPPPVPPAHHPNPCPPGYEPDEQESCVDVDECAQDLHDCRPSQDCHNLPGSYQCTCPDGYRKIGPECVDIDECRYRYCQHRCVNLPGSFRCQCEPGFQLGSNNRSCVDVNECDMGAPCEQRCFNSYGTFLCRCHQGYELHRDGFSCSDIDECSYSSYLCQYRCVNEPGRFSCHCPQGYQLLATRLCQDIDECESGSHQCSEGQTCVNFHGGYRCVDTNRCLEPYIQVADNRCLCPASNPLCREQPSSIVHRYMSITSERSVPADVFQIQATSVYPGAYNAFQIRSGNSQGDFYIRQINNVSAMLVLARPVTGPREYVLDLEMVTMNSLMSYRASSVLRLTVFVGAYTF